The following are encoded in a window of Castanea sativa cultivar Marrone di Chiusa Pesio chromosome 9, ASM4071231v1 genomic DNA:
- the LOC142608797 gene encoding uncharacterized protein LOC142608797, producing MDIDTTQLGSKRKFEDIGWDVDDDKKQKFETETRMLVVQESWHEGLYKTEGFPITNCLERCRTRLQAWNKMEYSHVGRKIEPLQSKLQMLEQQSSSMKTDSEIRDVPNALNVWLDAESTMWKQCSCNFWLTDGDRYWKTERILKK from the exons ATGGACATAGACACAACCCAACTAGGATCCAAACGCAAGTTTGAAGACATAGGTTGGGACGttgatgatgataaaaagcaGAAGTTTGAGACTGAAACTCGTATGTTGG TGGTTCAAGAATCATGGCACGAGGGCCTTTATAAAACTGAAGGCTTCCCTATTACGAATTGCCTTGAACGATGCCGTACAAGGTTACAGGCTTGGAACAAGATGGAGTACAGCCATGTGGGGCGGAAAATAGAGCCATTGCAAAGCAAACTACAAATGTTGGAGCAACAATCCAGTAGCATGAAAACAGATAGTGAGATTAGGGATGTTCCCAATGCATTGAATGTTTGGCTAGACGCTGAGAGTACCATGTGGAAACAATGCTCGTGTAACTTTTGGCTCACTGATGGAGACCGCTATTGGAAAACAGAGAGAATTCtgaaaaaatga